Genomic window (Leptospira kirschneri serovar Cynopteri str. 3522 CT):
ATTGCACACTCTACTGATCCGCACCGTGCATCCAGGCTTGAAGTTTTTTTCTTGTAATATAAAGAATCATTCCGCCTACAAATGCAAGTATTGCAAACATCCCAAAAAAAGTAGGAAAATTATCCGTTTTCATCAGACCAGCCAATTCTCCGGCGAGAATATTACCAAAAAAACTAGAAAGAAGCCAAACCCCCATCATAAAACCACCCAGTTGTTTAGGAGACAACTTGGTAACTAAAGCCAAACCTCCAGGAGATGTAAATAACTCTCCTACTGTAATACAAAGAACCATTAACAAAAGCCAAACCGCCGAAATTTTATGACCAGGTCTAAAATCAAGAGTGACTAATGTTAAAACTGAAAAACCCAAAGCTAAAATGAAAAAACCGGTTGCAAATCTCGTAGAAGTATCTGGTTTCCAATTATTTTTTGCAAGTGTAGTCCAAAAAGAAGCGATAATAGGGGCAAAAATTAAAATCAAAAGCGGATTTAAAGATTGAAAAAAAGGCGTAGGAATATCGTATCCGAACCAATTCCGGTTCACGTGACGATCTATAAAAAGATTTATAGAAGAACCAATCTGTTCAAAGGCAGCCCAAAAAATGATCACAAATAAGGTAAAAATAAAAATCACTGCGAGTTTTTGTTTTTCCTCTTTTTTTAAAGTAGAATGTTTTTGTCCTTCGAAAATATGATTTTTTTTACCCGGTTCAAAAACTTTGTCCGGAAATTGTTTTTGGCCCAAAAGAAGAATTAAAATTCCGAATAACACTCCAAAGGCGGCCACTCCAAATCCGTATCCCCAGCCCCAGGATTTACTAAAGTAACCACAAAATAAAGGTCCTAAAAAACCTCCTAAATTAATTCCCATATAAAAAATCGTAAAACCAGAATCTTTCATTCGAGTTTTATTATCTTCATCGTAGATTCTTCCTAAAACCGTAGCGATATTTGGTTTAAAAAAACCAACTCCTAGGATGAGTAATCCTAAACCTAAAAAGAAAAATGGTTTTGTTTCAAAGGCAAGACTCAAATGCCCGAACATCATCAATGTGGCTCCTAGAAAAATACATTTTTTAAAACCTAAATAACGATCTGCAAGATAACCTCCTAGAAGAGGAGTCAAATAAACGAGACCTGTATAAATTCCATAGATTCGATTTGCTTCCACATCGGAAAAATGAAAAACCTTAGTAAGAAATAACACGAGTAAGGCGCGCATTCCATAAAAGCTGAACCTTTCCCAAGTCTCTGTAAAAAATAAAATCGTAAGACCTTTGGGATGAGAATTCACGTCTTTGTTCTGGACGTCCATAATGGTTCCTGAATATTCTCTTCCAAATTTGCAAAACGAGCGGCCACAAAAAAATAATCCGAAAGACGATTCATAAAAATCATAGGAGAAGAAAGAATTTCAAGACCCTCTTCCTTAAACTTCACCATTTCTCTTTCTAATCTTCTGGAAACGGTTCTAGAAATATGTAAAAATGCAGCCGCCTTAGTTCCGCCGGGAAGAATAAATTTTTTCAACGGTTCTAATTTTTCCTGCATTTGATCAATTTGATTTTCTAAAAACGTAATGTCTTCTTCCAAGATACAGGATTCTTGTTTAGACCGAAAACCAGCCAATTCCGCGCCTAATTCAAAAAGAAGATTTTGGATTGTTTCCAAAGAAGAATGAAGTATGGATTCCTTCTGTAAAAACGATTTCACAACTCCAACAGTAGAATTGAGTTCGTCAGCAGTTCCATATAACTCTACTCTACGATCCGACTTAGAAACCTTTACACCAGTCGCTAAAGAAGTCTGTCCAAAATCGCCTTTTTTGGTATAGATTTTCATAATTTACTAACTCACAATCCGTCTACTTTTTCACTTTTTGAAAAAAAGAGACAAAATAAGATCAAAACAATGAGAATGAAGTATGGAAAGAAAAGGACTTTTTTTATAAACTGAAGGAAAAGAGTTGCTTTCAAAAACGTTTTTAGTTAATATTTTGACAAAAGTTTCCTAAACTAAGTGTCGGCTCCCTCCGCATTATACTTTAGGAAAAAAAATATAAAACTTTCACCTTCGTCCTAAAAACAGAGTGAAAGTTCGCAGTGGAAAAACAAAGGCAGTTTACTGCCCCAAAAAACTTCGACCCGGACGGATCCGGGTAACATAAACAGGGAGGTTGTGACAATGATCATCAATCACAACATTAGCGCTCTCAGAACGAATAACGTACTGAAAAGTGTAAATAAAGAATTAGATAAAACCATGGAGAAACTTTCCACCGGCCT
Coding sequences:
- a CDS encoding peptide MFS transporter; the protein is MDVQNKDVNSHPKGLTILFFTETWERFSFYGMRALLVLFLTKVFHFSDVEANRIYGIYTGLVYLTPLLGGYLADRYLGFKKCIFLGATLMMFGHLSLAFETKPFFFLGLGLLILGVGFFKPNIATVLGRIYDEDNKTRMKDSGFTIFYMGINLGGFLGPLFCGYFSKSWGWGYGFGVAAFGVLFGILILLLGQKQFPDKVFEPGKKNHIFEGQKHSTLKKEEKQKLAVIFIFTLFVIIFWAAFEQIGSSINLFIDRHVNRNWFGYDIPTPFFQSLNPLLILIFAPIIASFWTTLAKNNWKPDTSTRFATGFFILALGFSVLTLVTLDFRPGHKISAVWLLLMVLCITVGELFTSPGGLALVTKLSPKQLGGFMMGVWLLSSFFGNILAGELAGLMKTDNFPTFFGMFAILAFVGGMILYITRKKLQAWMHGADQ
- a CDS encoding cob(I)yrinic acid a,c-diamide adenosyltransferase, with the translated sequence MKIYTKKGDFGQTSLATGVKVSKSDRRVELYGTADELNSTVGVVKSFLQKESILHSSLETIQNLLFELGAELAGFRSKQESCILEEDITFLENQIDQMQEKLEPLKKFILPGGTKAAAFLHISRTVSRRLEREMVKFKEEGLEILSSPMIFMNRLSDYFFVAARFANLEENIQEPLWTSRTKT